The following coding sequences are from one Betaproteobacteria bacterium window:
- a CDS encoding AraC family transcriptional regulator, whose product MTPPHSRAAVLTDGQLRISIFVNVPALLREMGHDPARVVAAAGLDLALLGDPENTASFVDLSRLLAVCSERTQCDHFGLLLGMRSKTTDLGLIGHLALNSPDAGAALRNLILHLHLHDRGAVPTLSLRGDLAVLGYTIYQSGVVRADQVYDTAMAVIFNIMTSLCGPNWRPTEVLLSRSPPTDAAPYRRFFRAPLRFDADETALAFATTWLEQELPGADAKLRQMLQLQVDSLAANGNGDVVAQLRRVLRTMLVSGSGSQEQVARLFSMHRRTLNRRLRERNTTFHALVEQTRFDIARHYLEITHLPIVEIASTLDYADASAFTRAFRRWTGTTPAAWRAASGSPSPTRTAGAARA is encoded by the coding sequence ATGACCCCTCCTCACTCGCGCGCCGCGGTGCTCACCGATGGGCAGTTGCGCATTTCCATCTTCGTGAACGTCCCGGCGCTGCTGCGCGAAATGGGACACGACCCGGCCCGCGTGGTCGCCGCTGCCGGGCTGGACCTCGCGCTGCTGGGCGATCCGGAGAATACGGCGTCGTTCGTCGATTTGAGCCGGTTGCTTGCCGTTTGTAGCGAGCGCACGCAGTGCGACCACTTCGGGCTGTTGCTGGGCATGCGCAGCAAGACGACGGACCTCGGCCTGATCGGCCATCTCGCGCTCAATTCGCCCGATGCGGGCGCCGCTCTGCGCAACCTGATCCTGCACCTGCATCTGCACGATCGCGGCGCAGTGCCCACACTCTCCCTGCGGGGCGATCTTGCCGTGCTGGGGTACACGATCTACCAGAGCGGCGTGGTGCGTGCGGATCAGGTCTACGACACGGCGATGGCGGTCATTTTCAACATCATGACATCGCTATGTGGTCCGAACTGGCGGCCGACCGAAGTGCTGCTGTCGCGCTCGCCGCCGACGGATGCCGCTCCCTATCGTCGGTTCTTCCGGGCTCCGCTGCGCTTCGATGCCGACGAGACCGCGCTGGCCTTTGCCACGACCTGGCTCGAGCAGGAGTTACCTGGCGCCGATGCCAAATTGCGGCAGATGCTGCAGCTGCAGGTGGACTCGCTTGCGGCAAACGGCAATGGCGACGTCGTCGCGCAGCTGCGGCGTGTGTTGCGCACGATGCTGGTGAGCGGGAGCGGATCGCAGGAACAGGTCGCCAGGCTCTTCTCGATGCACCGGCGCACGCTCAACCGGCGGTTGAGGGAGCGCAACACGACGTTCCACGCGCTGGTGGAACAGACCCGCTTCGACATCGCGCGCCACTATCTGGAAATCACGCACCTGCCGATCGTCGAGATCGCGAGCACGCTCGACTACGCGGACGCGAGCGCCTTCACGCGCGCGTTCCGCCGCTGGACGGGAACGACGCCGGCGGCGTGGCGCGCCGCCAGCGGCTCGCCCTCCCCGACCCGAACAGCCGGCGCGGCACGCGCCTGA